From a region of the Qipengyuania spongiae genome:
- a CDS encoding cytochrome c1, with the protein MIRLISILVGLGFAFVAIVSFGVGAYTWATEETEGHVPYEHPRDIAYSFDGPLGTWDYAQLQRGYKVYKEVCSACHSLKFVAFRNLSELGYSEAQVKAEAATWQVPGVDPTTGEASMRPGEPTDFFPSPYPNAVAAAAANNNAIPPDLSLITKARADGTNYVASLLTGYQEPSPELLAEHPEAAPGPGLHHNPFFPNLNLAMAPPLTSAGQVTFDDGTESTIPNMARDVAAFLTWTAEPTLVKRKQTGWAVMIFVLFATVLAYFSKQQIWSAAKPKRRKD; encoded by the coding sequence ATGATCCGCCTTATCTCCATCCTTGTCGGACTGGGCTTCGCCTTCGTCGCGATCGTGTCCTTCGGCGTGGGTGCCTACACCTGGGCGACCGAGGAAACCGAGGGGCATGTCCCCTACGAGCATCCCCGCGACATCGCCTATTCCTTCGACGGCCCGCTCGGCACCTGGGACTACGCCCAGCTCCAGCGTGGCTACAAGGTCTACAAGGAAGTCTGTTCAGCCTGTCACAGCCTCAAGTTCGTGGCTTTCCGCAACCTTTCCGAACTCGGTTATTCCGAAGCGCAGGTGAAGGCCGAGGCAGCGACCTGGCAGGTCCCCGGTGTCGATCCGACCACGGGCGAAGCCAGTATGCGTCCGGGCGAGCCGACCGACTTCTTCCCCTCGCCCTATCCCAATGCGGTGGCGGCGGCAGCGGCGAACAACAACGCGATCCCGCCCGACCTCTCGCTGATCACCAAGGCGCGCGCCGACGGCACGAACTATGTCGCCTCGCTGCTGACCGGCTATCAGGAGCCTTCGCCCGAACTGCTGGCGGAGCATCCCGAGGCCGCGCCGGGACCCGGTCTCCATCACAACCCGTTCTTTCCAAACCTTAACCTCGCCATGGCGCCGCCGCTGACCAGCGCCGGCCAGGTGACCTTCGACGACGGGACCGAATCGACCATTCCCAACATGGCGCGCGATGTGGCCGCCTTCCTCACCTGGACTGCCGAACCGACTCTGGTGAAGCGCAAGCAGACGGGCTGGGCGGTGATGATCTTCGTCCTCTTCGCGACCGTTCTAGCCTACTTCTCTAAGCAGCAGATCTGGTCCGCGGCCAAGCCGAAGCGCCGGAAGGACTGA
- a CDS encoding cation:proton antiporter, translated as MEEQAIVIAMVGILGIGSQWIAWRTGWPAIVLMLAAGFLAGPVLGVFDPEHAFGELLEPMVAIGVALILFEGGLSLDFRELRHSGDAVWRLATIGVLLGWFFGALAAHEIAGLVLPVAVLFGGILVVTGPTVVIPLLRQSSVQQRPASILKWEAIVNDPTGALCAVIAYEYFRKVAESPGATVTEVLLPMLLAIALAGVLGFVAALAIAWAFPRGTVPEYLKVPVLLTTVIGLFVVCNLIEHEAGLLAVTVMGVALANMNVSSLRSIHPFKENIAILLVAGIFIILSASLKWEDLAYLNWRFGLFLLALLFLVRPLTIILSLLGSSVPWNERLFLAWIAPRGIVLVAISGLFALRLSELGFDDGNVLIGLSFAVVVTTIVAHGFTIDFVARLLKVKGNTQPGLLIVGSNPWTISLAQQMHELKVPVLLVDSSWQRLASARQKGIPFYHGEILNEATEHNLDLSPYQVLVAATENEAYNTLVCNEFAHEIGRDSVYQLGEAGAEDDRHALPDALRGRALFESGWGVTEVGERQMQGWVFRKTKLSEEFDFEAMQEKLPSSAHTLLILRQGGQMRFFTHAARPEPRAGDTIISFSPPQTRTAEEKAAKRAGKKSGSEAQPA; from the coding sequence ATGGAAGAACAAGCGATCGTCATCGCCATGGTCGGGATCCTGGGCATCGGTTCGCAATGGATCGCCTGGCGCACGGGCTGGCCGGCAATCGTGCTCATGCTCGCGGCGGGTTTTCTTGCCGGGCCGGTCCTGGGCGTCTTCGATCCCGAACATGCCTTTGGCGAACTGCTCGAGCCCATGGTGGCGATCGGCGTCGCGCTCATCCTGTTCGAGGGCGGGCTCAGTCTAGACTTCCGCGAACTGCGCCACTCGGGCGATGCGGTCTGGCGTCTCGCCACTATCGGCGTGCTGCTCGGCTGGTTCTTCGGCGCACTCGCCGCGCACGAGATCGCGGGCCTCGTCCTGCCCGTAGCCGTGCTGTTCGGCGGCATTCTCGTAGTAACCGGGCCGACGGTCGTCATCCCCCTGCTGCGCCAGTCCTCCGTTCAGCAGCGGCCGGCCTCGATCCTCAAATGGGAAGCCATCGTAAACGATCCGACCGGCGCGCTGTGCGCGGTCATCGCCTACGAATACTTCCGCAAGGTTGCCGAAAGCCCGGGCGCGACCGTTACCGAAGTGTTGCTGCCTATGCTGCTCGCGATCGCGCTGGCCGGCGTGCTAGGCTTTGTCGCGGCGCTCGCCATCGCCTGGGCCTTTCCCCGGGGGACGGTGCCCGAATACCTGAAGGTTCCGGTGCTGCTGACAACGGTCATCGGTCTGTTCGTCGTCTGCAACCTGATCGAGCACGAAGCGGGCCTGCTCGCCGTCACGGTCATGGGCGTGGCGCTGGCGAACATGAATGTGTCGAGCCTGCGCTCCATTCATCCGTTCAAGGAGAACATTGCGATCCTGCTGGTGGCGGGTATCTTCATCATCCTGTCGGCCTCGCTCAAGTGGGAGGATCTGGCCTATCTCAACTGGCGCTTCGGCCTGTTCCTGCTCGCCCTGCTGTTCCTCGTCCGCCCGCTGACGATCATTCTCAGCCTGCTGGGCAGCAGCGTGCCGTGGAACGAACGGCTGTTCCTTGCCTGGATCGCGCCGCGCGGCATCGTCCTCGTCGCCATTTCGGGCCTGTTCGCGCTGCGCCTGTCCGAACTCGGCTTCGACGACGGGAACGTGCTGATCGGGCTCAGTTTCGCGGTGGTGGTGACCACGATCGTCGCGCATGGCTTCACCATCGATTTCGTCGCCCGCCTGCTCAAGGTGAAGGGCAACACGCAGCCCGGCCTGCTGATCGTCGGCAGCAATCCATGGACGATCTCGCTCGCCCAGCAGATGCACGAGCTGAAAGTGCCGGTGTTGCTGGTCGATTCGAGCTGGCAGCGCCTTGCCTCGGCGCGGCAGAAGGGCATTCCCTTCTATCACGGCGAGATCCTCAACGAGGCGACCGAGCACAATCTCGATCTCAGCCCTTATCAAGTGCTGGTCGCCGCGACCGAGAACGAAGCCTACAACACGCTCGTCTGCAACGAGTTCGCGCACGAGATCGGGCGCGACTCGGTCTATCAGCTGGGCGAGGCCGGTGCCGAGGACGACCGCCACGCCCTTCCCGACGCGCTGCGCGGTCGCGCGCTGTTCGAATCGGGCTGGGGTGTGACCGAGGTCGGCGAACGCCAGATGCAGGGCTGGGTGTTCCGCAAGACCAAGCTGTCGGAGGAATTCGACTTCGAGGCGATGCAGGAAAAGCTGCCCTCGTCGGCCCACACCTTGCTGATCCTGCGGCAGGGCGGGCAGATGCGTTTCTTCACGCACGCGGCGCGGCCCGAACCCCGAGCGGGCGACACGATCATCAGCTTTTCGCCGCCCCAGACCCGCACCGCGGAAGAGAAGGCGGCCAAGCGCGCGGGAAAGAAATCAGGGTCGGAAGCCCAGCCGGCATGA
- a CDS encoding cytochrome b: protein MSFPWAKQYTPANGLTKFLDEKLPLPRLVYNAVGAGYPVPRNLSYFWNFGVLAGFFLVLQIVTGIILAMHYAANAQVAFATTEHIMRDVNWGWMMRYAHANGASFFFIVVYIHIFRGLFYSSYKAPREMIWLLGVVIFLLMMATAFMGYVLPWGQMSFWGAKVITGLFGAIPLVGEPIQIWLLGGFAPDNAALNRFFSLHFLLPFVIAGVVILHIWALHIPGSSNPTGVEVKSESDTLPFHPYYTAKDGFGLGVALLFFFALVFFLPNALGHPDNYIQANPLSTPAHIVPEWYFWPFYAILRAFTMDFILPAKLWGVLGMFAAILCWFFLPWLDKSPVRSGHYRPLFRKFFWFGLIPTMAVLFWCGGAPAEEPYVMLSQIATAYYFLHFLVILPIVSQIEKPEPLPYSITEAVLHSDKKAVLGENTEPAV from the coding sequence ATGAGCTTTCCCTGGGCCAAGCAATACACGCCGGCGAACGGTCTGACCAAGTTTCTCGACGAGAAGCTGCCGCTGCCGCGTCTCGTCTACAACGCGGTGGGCGCGGGTTATCCGGTGCCGCGCAACCTCTCGTACTTCTGGAATTTCGGCGTGCTTGCCGGGTTCTTCCTGGTGTTGCAGATCGTCACCGGCATCATTCTGGCGATGCATTACGCCGCCAACGCCCAGGTCGCCTTCGCGACGACCGAGCACATCATGCGCGACGTCAACTGGGGCTGGATGATGCGTTATGCGCACGCCAACGGCGCCAGCTTCTTCTTCATCGTGGTCTACATCCACATCTTCCGCGGCCTGTTCTACAGCTCCTACAAGGCGCCGCGCGAGATGATCTGGCTGCTCGGCGTGGTCATTTTCCTGCTGATGATGGCCACCGCCTTCATGGGCTACGTGCTTCCCTGGGGCCAAATGAGCTTCTGGGGTGCCAAGGTCATCACCGGCCTGTTCGGCGCGATCCCGCTGGTCGGCGAGCCGATTCAGATCTGGCTGCTCGGCGGTTTCGCGCCCGACAACGCCGCGCTCAACCGCTTCTTCAGCCTCCACTTCCTGCTGCCCTTCGTGATCGCGGGCGTCGTGATCCTGCACATCTGGGCGCTGCATATTCCCGGTTCGAGCAATCCGACCGGCGTCGAGGTGAAGAGCGAGAGCGACACGCTGCCCTTCCACCCCTATTATACCGCGAAGGACGGCTTCGGCCTCGGCGTGGCGCTGCTGTTCTTCTTCGCGCTGGTCTTCTTCCTGCCGAACGCGCTGGGCCATCCGGACAACTACATTCAGGCGAACCCGCTTTCGACCCCGGCGCACATCGTTCCGGAATGGTATTTCTGGCCGTTCTACGCGATCCTGCGCGCCTTCACGATGGACTTCATCCTGCCGGCGAAGCTGTGGGGTGTGCTGGGCATGTTCGCGGCGATCCTGTGCTGGTTCTTCCTGCCCTGGCTCGACAAGTCGCCGGTGCGCAGCGGTCACTACCGCCCGCTGTTCCGCAAGTTCTTCTGGTTCGGCCTGATACCGACCATGGCCGTTCTCTTCTGGTGCGGCGGCGCGCCGGCGGAAGAGCCCTACGTCATGCTGAGCCAGATCGCGACGGCCTATTACTTCCTGCATTTCCTGGTGATCCTGCCGATCGTTAGCCAGATCGAGAAGCCGGAGCCGCTGCCCTATTCCATCACCGAAGCCGTGCTGCATTCGGACAAGAAGGCAGTGCTTGGCGAAAATACGGAGCCTGCGGTCTGA
- the panC gene encoding pantoate--beta-alanine ligase encodes MQTVSRLDPLRTAVEGLRAGGKTVALVPTMGALHEGHLTLVREAAAQADHVVVSIFVNPRQFGANEDLDAYPRQLARDTELLEREGVALLWAPDPEAMYPAGYATNISVAGVSEGLCGADRPGHFDGVATVVCKLFNQVRPDMAFFGEKDWQQLAVIRRMARDLDLSFPQADAIHGVGIVRESDGLAMSSRNAYLSAEQRQAAAALPRAMRDAIAVIGSGPGEERALGNLRETLAVAGFSSVDYTELRDADTLVPLANGANTENARLFVAARIGGTRLIDNMSVAEEQG; translated from the coding sequence GTGCAAACCGTCTCTCGTCTCGATCCGTTGAGAACCGCCGTTGAAGGCCTGCGTGCGGGGGGAAAGACCGTGGCGCTGGTGCCGACCATGGGCGCGTTGCACGAGGGTCACCTGACGCTGGTTCGCGAAGCGGCGGCGCAGGCGGATCACGTCGTCGTGTCCATCTTCGTCAATCCGCGCCAGTTCGGCGCGAACGAGGATCTGGACGCCTATCCCCGTCAGCTTGCGCGCGACACCGAACTGCTCGAGCGCGAGGGCGTGGCGCTGCTGTGGGCGCCCGACCCCGAAGCGATGTATCCGGCAGGCTATGCCACCAATATCTCGGTCGCGGGGGTGAGCGAGGGCCTGTGCGGCGCCGACCGGCCGGGCCATTTCGACGGGGTCGCAACCGTGGTCTGCAAGCTGTTCAACCAGGTCCGTCCGGACATGGCGTTCTTCGGCGAGAAGGACTGGCAGCAGCTCGCCGTGATCCGGCGCATGGCACGCGATCTCGACCTGTCCTTCCCGCAGGCCGACGCGATCCACGGCGTCGGCATCGTGCGCGAGAGCGACGGCCTCGCGATGAGCAGCCGCAACGCCTACCTCTCGGCCGAGCAGCGCCAGGCCGCCGCCGCGCTGCCCCGCGCGATGCGCGATGCGATCGCCGTGATCGGGAGCGGTCCCGGGGAGGAACGAGCGCTCGGAAACCTGCGCGAGACATTGGCGGTCGCGGGGTTTTCCAGCGTCGACTACACCGAATTGCGGGACGCGGACACGCTGGTCCCGCTCGCTAATGGCGCCAACACCGAGAATGCCCGCCTGTTCGTCGCCGCACGGATCGGCGGCACGCGGCTGATCGACAACATGTCGGTCGCAGAAGAACAAGGCTGA
- a CDS encoding adenine phosphoribosyltransferase has protein sequence MTADELKGLIRTVPDFPARGIQFRDITTLIGNGPGLRAAVGQLACIAREAGAEAIAGMEARGFIFGAAVAVELQLGFVPVRKPGKLPVETIGIEYALEYGSDRLEIDPASVGQGQRIVVVDDLIATGGTACAAAQLLRKAGAVVEDAAFVIDLPDLGGAAALRECGAAVHALVDFAGH, from the coding sequence TTGACCGCCGATGAGCTTAAGGGCCTGATCCGCACGGTGCCTGACTTTCCCGCCAGGGGAATCCAGTTCCGCGATATCACGACGCTGATCGGCAACGGCCCCGGCCTCCGCGCCGCTGTCGGGCAACTCGCCTGCATAGCGCGCGAGGCCGGGGCCGAAGCGATCGCCGGAATGGAAGCGCGCGGCTTCATCTTCGGCGCTGCGGTCGCTGTCGAGCTGCAGCTCGGCTTCGTCCCCGTCCGCAAGCCCGGCAAGCTGCCGGTCGAAACCATCGGGATCGAATACGCGCTCGAATATGGCAGCGACCGGCTGGAAATCGATCCGGCATCTGTCGGGCAAGGCCAGCGGATCGTGGTGGTCGACGATCTCATCGCAACCGGCGGCACGGCCTGCGCTGCCGCACAGCTTCTGCGCAAGGCAGGCGCCGTGGTGGAGGATGCCGCCTTCGTCATCGACCTGCCCGATCTCGGCGGCGCGGCGGCGTTGCGCGAATGCGGAGCAGCGGTGCACGCGCTGGTGGACTTCGCAGGCCATTGA
- a CDS encoding OmpA family protein: MRTEFLAIGLLGLGLAGCDGREQAPAPRATPSETPTSIIREGFEEPVNEAIPLSPLDMRIGFPDGGEDLSETATADLETLMKSPQVREGGPIILRSHTDAGGSDEVNLRASRARGEVVRDWLVERGIAEERVQLIVFGEQNPIEPNALPDGTPNEAGRAINRRVEIHVGVEAPRDPSLAEEIEGETEADTEAADALDGPAGGPDSRQTS; the protein is encoded by the coding sequence ATGCGGACGGAATTTCTGGCAATCGGTCTCCTGGGGCTGGGGCTGGCTGGCTGCGATGGACGCGAGCAGGCACCTGCGCCGCGCGCGACTCCGAGCGAGACGCCGACTTCCATTATCCGCGAAGGCTTCGAGGAGCCGGTCAACGAGGCGATCCCGCTGTCCCCGCTCGACATGCGGATCGGCTTTCCCGATGGCGGCGAGGACCTCTCCGAAACGGCAACCGCCGACCTCGAAACCCTAATGAAGTCACCCCAAGTGCGAGAGGGCGGACCGATCATCCTGCGCTCTCACACGGATGCGGGCGGCAGTGACGAGGTAAACCTGCGCGCCAGCCGGGCTCGCGGCGAGGTCGTGCGCGACTGGCTGGTCGAGCGCGGCATCGCGGAAGAGCGGGTGCAACTGATCGTTTTCGGCGAGCAGAATCCGATCGAGCCCAACGCGCTGCCCGATGGGACGCCCAACGAGGCGGGGCGCGCGATCAATCGGCGGGTCGAGATCCATGTCGGCGTGGAAGCGCCTCGCGATCCGAGCCTTGCCGAAGAGATCGAAGGCGAAACCGAAGCTGATACGGAAGCGGCGGACGCTTTGGACGGGCCGGCGGGCGGGCCCGACAGTCGGCAAACCAGTTGA
- the pgeF gene encoding peptidoglycan editing factor PgeF, with the protein MADLLRSDVLEVPHGFSTRSGATADDILPGAPLVLARQVHSPDVVTVDSPWARDSAPEADALVTARPGIALGIVTADCAPVLLCDWGAGVIGAAHAGWRGAKEGVLANTVAAMEALGAQAGRMAAAIGPCIAQPNYEVDAAFRAGFPEEDGQFFAPGREGHFQFDLPGYVAKLLCDAGVATVDRLALDTYAGEDRFFSYRRATHRGEATGGRQTSVIGMHQTG; encoded by the coding sequence TTGGCTGACTTGCTGCGTTCCGATGTGCTGGAAGTGCCGCACGGTTTTTCGACCCGCAGCGGCGCGACGGCGGACGACATCCTGCCCGGCGCGCCGCTGGTGCTGGCAAGACAGGTCCATTCGCCGGACGTGGTCACGGTCGATTCGCCATGGGCGCGGGACAGCGCACCTGAGGCCGATGCGCTCGTCACCGCCCGGCCCGGCATCGCGCTCGGCATCGTCACCGCCGATTGCGCGCCGGTGCTGCTGTGCGACTGGGGGGCGGGCGTGATCGGCGCGGCCCATGCCGGCTGGCGCGGGGCGAAGGAGGGGGTGCTGGCGAACACCGTCGCGGCGATGGAAGCGCTCGGCGCGCAGGCCGGGCGCATGGCGGCGGCGATCGGCCCGTGCATCGCCCAGCCGAATTACGAGGTCGACGCGGCGTTCCGCGCGGGCTTTCCCGAGGAGGATGGCCAATTCTTCGCTCCGGGGCGGGAGGGCCACTTCCAGTTCGACCTGCCCGGATATGTCGCAAAGCTCCTGTGCGACGCGGGGGTCGCAACGGTCGATCGGCTCGCCCTCGACACCTATGCCGGGGAAGACCGCTTCTTCTCCTATCGCCGCGCGACCCATCGGGGCGAGGCAACCGGCGGGCGCCAGACAAGTGTCATCGGAATGCATCAGACCGGCTGA
- the petA gene encoding ubiquinol-cytochrome c reductase iron-sulfur subunit, whose amino-acid sequence MADTAATATPDSVAQNEDGYRRRDFINIAAVSAAGVGGAAVLLPLISQMAPSKDVLAESTTEIDVSAIEPGQAIKAVFRKQPLFVRRLTPQEIAAADAVDAGSLRDPQTLAERTKEGHLDMLVTMGVCTHLGCVPLGAAEGEVRGEFGGYFCPCHGSHYDTAARIRKGPAPSNLLVPDYEFTSDTTILVG is encoded by the coding sequence ATGGCAGACACCGCTGCAACCGCAACTCCCGATAGCGTGGCACAGAACGAGGACGGCTACCGTCGTCGCGACTTCATCAACATCGCCGCCGTCTCCGCCGCCGGCGTGGGCGGTGCGGCCGTGTTGCTGCCGCTGATCAGCCAGATGGCCCCGTCCAAGGACGTGCTGGCCGAAAGCACCACCGAGATCGACGTTTCGGCTATCGAGCCGGGTCAGGCGATCAAGGCCGTGTTCCGCAAGCAGCCGCTGTTCGTGCGCCGCCTGACGCCGCAGGAGATCGCCGCCGCGGACGCCGTGGACGCCGGCAGCCTGCGCGATCCGCAGACTCTGGCGGAGCGGACCAAGGAAGGGCATCTCGACATGCTCGTGACCATGGGCGTGTGCACCCATCTCGGCTGCGTCCCCCTGGGCGCCGCGGAGGGCGAGGTCCGGGGCGAATTCGGCGGCTATTTCTGCCCGTGCCACGGCTCGCACTACGACACGGCCGCGCGCATTCGCAAAGGTCCGGCGCCGAGCAATCTGCTGGTGCCGGATTACGAATTCACCAGCGACACGACCATTCTCGTCGGCTGA